In Nitrosarchaeum sp., the following proteins share a genomic window:
- a CDS encoding carboxypeptidase-like regulatory domain-containing protein has protein sequence MLKNKIIIVGLFSIFALSVLIPASDAALWSLIIQSSIDNPKILPGDAPIISGRITDHASNPVKDVQVHVSTKYDSLFTTTNDLGEYRVQLSHYDRMPGTYIVSIKATSPDGKTGITNTEFQVRGELTTTSVIEEKLSTPEAIRYLNANPSDFEKDPIGFILYSHYQKLLQEFISEKKIYEKILEEQKYIEEQTRISEELLLKEIEELDPGSGVFSGYKYDDYVKNLDPAVRDTIVNQMNFTKNIFDEAQQIRKNILENGGTQEEANKAYLEKITISRQTIEEFGYKTEEEALSEDIITPTNSTEQLSDEITEEKNDTINTNIAGMDVQVGNSGASFFVNINGTIIEFLVDGNRIIQVNPKN, from the coding sequence GTGCTCAAAAATAAAATCATTATTGTCGGTTTATTCTCAATATTTGCATTAAGCGTGCTCATTCCAGCCTCTGATGCTGCATTGTGGAGCCTCATAATTCAATCCAGCATAGACAATCCAAAGATATTACCAGGAGACGCACCAATAATTTCGGGTAGAATTACCGACCATGCATCAAATCCAGTAAAAGATGTTCAGGTTCATGTTAGCACAAAGTATGACTCTTTGTTTACAACCACAAACGACCTAGGAGAGTATAGAGTTCAACTTAGTCACTACGATAGAATGCCAGGGACATATATCGTCAGTATCAAAGCAACATCACCTGACGGAAAAACAGGTATTACAAATACAGAATTTCAGGTTAGAGGAGAGTTAACTACAACGTCAGTAATTGAAGAAAAACTTTCAACCCCAGAAGCAATAAGATATCTTAATGCAAACCCGTCTGATTTTGAAAAAGATCCTATAGGTTTTATTTTATACTCACATTATCAGAAATTATTACAAGAATTTATTTCAGAAAAGAAGATATATGAAAAAATATTAGAAGAGCAAAAATACATCGAAGAACAAACAAGAATTTCAGAAGAATTACTCTTAAAGGAAATAGAAGAGTTAGATCCGGGTTCTGGAGTTTTTTCAGGATACAAGTATGATGATTATGTTAAAAATTTAGATCCGGCAGTAAGAGACACAATTGTGAACCAAATGAATTTCACCAAAAACATATTTGATGAAGCACAGCAGATCAGAAAAAACATTCTTGAAAATGGTGGAACCCAAGAAGAAGCAAATAAAGCATATCTAGAAAAAATCACCATTTCAAGACAGACCATAGAAGAATTTGGGTATAAAACTGAAGAAGAGGCATTATCAGAAGACATAATCACACCAACTAACAGCACTGAACAATTATCAGATGAGATAACAGAAGAGAAAAACGATACAATCAATACAAATATCGCAGGAATGGATGTGCAGGTTGGAAATAGCGGAGCATCGTTTTTTGTAAATATCAATGGAACAATCATAGAATTTTTAGTAGATGGGAATCGTATTATTCAAGTAAATCCTAAAAACTAA
- a CDS encoding exonuclease SbcC, protein MVFGWGKKKEVQSEEVPTEKQIPLSEVSKIVQKMLELRTNQILNDIKSIRDNTEPLISDLISIGNTLEKDNLQVDDIDKHIRIIVVRGKQQVIDMIKKDANHLPKINSFDDVENMHTVLNQMLKKIGDVLGRQTRVIHIFAKKYAEKLKDILQKMNSNNIEIQQLLKNYTHTRSISVEITDSLQEIDNLEDAIVQKEHRIIEIKNHINSLNTKIANYEDSIKKIHSSEKYLKFLELQKVLDSFSGEKNQLKNEINSQFTKISRPLSRYEHVSSMEKEQKTLLSKLIEDPFGVLTPKNKDSIILILENIRKGISSGSISVKDVEKSFSYLTEIEEALAGYIARVSDFTEKRQKIENQLSALRSDELTELTHNLQHATSDKDDSESKINAIESELNDARFTISKLISEIEVKLREFSNTVYVIAR, encoded by the coding sequence ATGGTCTTTGGATGGGGTAAGAAGAAAGAAGTACAATCTGAAGAAGTCCCTACAGAAAAACAAATTCCATTGTCTGAAGTATCAAAAATTGTACAAAAAATGCTTGAATTAAGAACAAATCAAATTTTGAATGATATAAAATCCATCAGAGATAATACTGAGCCCCTGATCAGTGATCTAATTTCAATTGGAAATACACTTGAAAAAGATAATCTCCAAGTTGATGATATAGATAAGCACATTCGAATTATTGTAGTTAGAGGCAAACAACAAGTAATTGACATGATAAAAAAGGATGCAAATCATCTGCCAAAAATTAATTCATTTGATGATGTGGAAAACATGCATACTGTGTTGAATCAAATGCTAAAAAAAATTGGGGATGTTCTAGGGAGGCAAACCAGAGTCATTCACATCTTTGCAAAAAAATATGCAGAAAAATTAAAGGATATCTTGCAAAAAATGAACTCAAATAATATTGAAATTCAACAATTACTGAAAAACTATACTCACACAAGATCAATTTCTGTAGAAATTACTGATTCATTGCAAGAAATTGATAATTTGGAAGATGCAATTGTACAAAAAGAACACAGAATAATTGAAATTAAAAATCATATAAATTCACTAAACACAAAAATAGCTAATTATGAGGATTCAATTAAAAAAATACATTCCTCTGAAAAATATCTGAAATTTTTAGAGTTACAGAAAGTTTTAGATTCATTTTCTGGTGAAAAAAACCAATTAAAAAACGAAATTAATTCCCAATTCACAAAAATTTCTAGACCCCTCAGTAGATATGAACACGTGTCTTCAATGGAAAAAGAACAAAAAACTCTCTTGTCTAAATTAATCGAAGATCCTTTTGGTGTATTGACTCCAAAAAATAAGGATTCTATAATACTAATTTTAGAAAATATCCGAAAAGGAATTTCATCCGGATCAATATCCGTTAAAGATGTTGAAAAATCATTTTCTTATTTGACTGAAATTGAAGAAGCACTTGCTGGATACATTGCACGTGTATCTGATTTTACTGAAAAACGTCAAAAAATTGAAAATCAACTATCTGCACTTCGATCTGACGAACTAACAGAACTTACGCATAACTTACAACATGCTACTTCTGATAAAGATGATTCTGAATCAAAAATCAATGCTATCGAATCGGAATTGAATGATGCACGTTTTACTATCTCTAAACTGATATCCGAAATAGAAGTTAAACTAAGAGAATTTTCTAATACTGTTTATGTTATTGCTAGATGA
- a CDS encoding peptidase — protein sequence MSKFWLLYIILSLAFTFPFSYAQHHGGEQAPPISFGSGEVTVSTTLFPEDFTPQKYSDVNLKLRFFDTQSNVNVENVSYRVQIFYGESLVANQMFFDKDGELVIKIQPKSNCTQEDLWKCTKYYGDVDAIVPNALTSTPSSIPVISGPVFTQSGQYTVKTDIIGAKNPKTQTSQDIHFETIVIIPNEQEFKISSSGTDYQIFSKNFQGPLTNFQFDDSSKSISFEMPFNWAHVAHVDFVKNYFEIPKNFLPLENVVSFNGKANGIQLLPIDLHYDKYSDEDSNILHFMIHNDELKKLKSSDSKLKVVITPESQSSIISKDLFFDNGIKAIASYDSRYSESKNILFTIVFFDSNGELSSDIRYGYGIKDPTGKETVNTGGNLSLLGIELPNGIDSQVLSTPIPGKYSMQIVLLGIGQNSYDRPMFQKFDFELSSDVNKTESPEIPTWIKNNAGWWADGKIDDNSFVQGIQFLIKEKIMNIPSTQNSGNGSDEIPSWIKNNAKWWADGKIDDNSFVQGIQFLVKVGIINP from the coding sequence ATGTCCAAATTCTGGTTACTTTACATAATACTGTCACTTGCTTTTACTTTTCCATTTTCTTATGCTCAACATCATGGAGGTGAGCAAGCCCCACCAATCAGCTTTGGGTCTGGTGAAGTCACTGTAAGCACCACCTTGTTTCCTGAAGATTTTACTCCTCAAAAATACTCTGATGTGAATTTAAAATTAAGATTTTTTGACACACAATCTAATGTTAATGTAGAAAATGTAAGTTATAGAGTTCAGATATTTTACGGTGAATCTCTTGTTGCAAATCAAATGTTTTTTGATAAAGATGGCGAACTAGTTATCAAAATACAACCAAAATCAAATTGTACACAAGAAGATTTGTGGAAATGTACAAAATATTATGGTGATGTTGATGCTATAGTTCCAAACGCCTTAACTTCTACACCTTCTAGTATTCCAGTTATCTCAGGACCTGTTTTTACTCAGAGTGGTCAGTATACCGTAAAAACTGACATAATAGGTGCAAAAAATCCAAAGACTCAAACTTCACAGGATATTCACTTTGAAACAATTGTAATTATTCCAAATGAACAAGAATTCAAAATATCTTCATCTGGCACTGATTATCAAATTTTTTCAAAAAATTTTCAAGGACCGTTAACTAATTTTCAGTTTGATGATTCATCAAAATCCATTTCTTTTGAGATGCCATTTAATTGGGCACATGTAGCACATGTGGATTTTGTAAAGAATTACTTTGAAATCCCAAAAAACTTTTTGCCTTTAGAAAATGTTGTTAGTTTTAATGGCAAAGCAAATGGTATACAACTCCTTCCAATAGATTTACACTATGACAAATATTCTGATGAAGATAGTAACATACTACATTTTATGATTCATAACGATGAGCTAAAAAAACTCAAAAGCTCTGATTCTAAACTTAAAGTTGTTATTACTCCTGAATCCCAATCATCAATAATTTCTAAAGACCTTTTCTTTGATAACGGCATTAAGGCAATTGCATCTTATGATTCACGATATTCTGAAAGTAAAAATATTTTATTTACAATAGTATTTTTTGATTCCAACGGGGAACTCTCTAGTGATATCCGGTATGGATATGGCATAAAAGATCCAACTGGAAAAGAAACTGTAAACACTGGTGGAAACCTTAGCCTTTTGGGAATCGAGTTACCAAATGGCATTGATTCTCAAGTGCTAAGTACACCCATACCTGGAAAATATTCTATGCAAATTGTGCTATTGGGAATAGGACAAAACTCCTATGACAGACCAATGTTTCAAAAATTTGATTTTGAATTAAGTTCAGATGTGAACAAAACTGAATCTCCTGAAATTCCTACATGGATTAAAAACAATGCAGGCTGGTGGGCTGATGGAAAAATTGATGACAATTCATTTGTTCAGGGAATTCAATTTTTGATAAAAGAAAAAATAATGAACATTCCATCTACTCAAAACTCAGGTAATGGTTCTGATGAAATTCCGTCATGGATTAAAAATAATGCAAAGTGGTGGGCTGATGGAAAAATTGATGACAATTCATTTGTTCAGGGAATTCAATTTTTAGTCAAGGTTGGCATAATCAATCCTTGA
- a CDS encoding Lrp/AsnC ligand binding domain-containing protein: MTVAYVMINCELGAEEIIIEKLREIEQVKEVFGTIGTHDLMVKLEAENFEKIRELASRSIQKIEKIRTISTLIKKE; the protein is encoded by the coding sequence GTGACTGTTGCTTATGTTATGATTAATTGTGAGCTTGGTGCAGAGGAGATAATTATTGAGAAATTACGAGAAATCGAACAAGTTAAGGAAGTATTTGGAACTATAGGAACTCATGATTTAATGGTAAAATTAGAAGCTGAAAATTTTGAAAAAATCCGTGAGCTTGCTTCAAGGAGTATTCAAAAGATTGAAAAAATTAGAACGATTTCAACGCTAATAAAAAAAGAATAA
- a CDS encoding beta-propeller domain-containing protein gives MNKIIIFAAIVAIIVVGGLGMYLSIIPSQVTSVTSDPNNIITPLETPSKFPYQINKEVFDLSLSNHTNLSNEPIKFKSHQEISDYLKQSTKNQQQMMYIRDSAMRMPTAFVDNEPRPVPSSMREGAFVLEEALELQKRIESGPDAPTAGSGSPIADDVNSNSGNDYSATNVQVKNVDEPDYLKTDGKYIYIGTQNTISIIDAYPPESANVILRFALDVDPQNIENMFLNDDRLILMYHGSSESQAISEFDFRPYPIYNSKTIISILDVSDKKNPMVISTHEVDGNYYNSRMIGDIVYVLSTTGADYSNLIVPTIMTKDTVLYPDVYRFPNPEPNYNFNTVTAVDVSGKLINSETFMMGYSNSIYVSEDNLYITYEKNIAPIDYELIQKERFFDVVVPLLPKDAQNKIKLIQNDSTIDSREKWRQVSSILQDTYNSLSKEEKDKLFSKIQDAMIEYDSKWQNDTRRTVIHKIALDEGNLQYVANNDVPGYPLNQFSMDEHSGFFRITTTSESFGPRETIRSNNVYVLDDSLKIIGKLEKIAPEERIYSARFMGDKLYLVTFKQVDPFFVIDLSTNTPKILGELKIPGFSNYLQPYDENIIIGIGRDTKENSWGGVEQKGVKISMFDVSDFNKPKETDTIVIGSTGTYSEATDNHKALLLDKGKGIISIPIKTDMASIMPQNKIVNEDYDKQWYGFYVYTVDANGFEEKGQIQHYTWQYNYGGQYMQPRSFYINDSLYTVMDGSMKINDIDTLDELNSIKIQQTGNIIPYVTDLR, from the coding sequence TTGAATAAAATCATAATATTTGCCGCAATAGTTGCAATTATTGTAGTAGGCGGATTAGGCATGTATCTCTCAATTATCCCTTCACAAGTTACATCTGTTACAAGTGATCCAAACAACATAATAACGCCATTGGAAACTCCATCAAAATTTCCATATCAAATCAATAAGGAAGTTTTTGATTTGTCCTTGTCAAATCACACAAATCTATCAAATGAACCGATAAAATTCAAATCACATCAAGAAATTTCTGATTATCTCAAACAATCAACTAAAAATCAGCAACAAATGATGTACATCCGAGATTCTGCCATGCGAATGCCTACGGCATTTGTAGATAATGAACCACGCCCTGTACCATCTTCAATGAGAGAAGGCGCATTTGTTTTAGAAGAAGCATTGGAACTTCAAAAAAGAATTGAAAGCGGACCTGATGCTCCAACTGCAGGTTCTGGCAGTCCTATTGCTGATGATGTAAACAGTAACAGTGGAAATGATTATTCTGCTACTAATGTTCAAGTCAAAAATGTAGATGAGCCAGATTATCTCAAAACTGATGGAAAATACATCTACATTGGAACACAAAACACTATATCGATAATTGATGCTTATCCTCCCGAATCTGCAAATGTAATTCTTCGATTTGCCTTGGATGTTGATCCTCAAAATATTGAAAACATGTTTCTAAATGATGATCGTCTTATCTTGATGTATCATGGAAGTTCTGAGAGCCAAGCAATTTCAGAATTTGATTTTAGACCATATCCAATTTACAACTCTAAAACTATCATCTCCATACTAGATGTATCTGATAAGAAAAACCCAATGGTAATTTCAACACATGAGGTTGATGGAAATTATTACAATTCAAGAATGATTGGCGATATAGTTTATGTCCTCTCAACAACTGGTGCTGATTACTCTAATCTCATAGTTCCAACCATAATGACAAAAGATACAGTACTGTATCCTGATGTGTATAGATTTCCAAATCCTGAGCCTAATTACAACTTTAACACCGTTACAGCAGTTGATGTTTCAGGCAAACTAATCAATTCAGAGACATTCATGATGGGTTATTCTAACTCAATCTATGTTTCTGAAGATAATCTTTACATTACATATGAGAAAAATATTGCCCCCATTGATTATGAATTAATACAAAAAGAAAGGTTCTTTGATGTTGTCGTTCCACTATTGCCAAAAGATGCTCAAAACAAAATAAAATTAATTCAAAATGATTCCACAATTGATTCAAGAGAAAAGTGGAGACAAGTATCTTCAATACTACAAGATACCTACAACAGTCTATCTAAAGAAGAAAAAGACAAACTATTTTCAAAGATACAAGATGCAATGATAGAATATGATTCTAAATGGCAAAATGACACAAGAAGAACTGTTATTCACAAGATTGCACTAGATGAAGGAAATCTCCAGTATGTTGCAAATAATGACGTCCCTGGATATCCATTAAACCAATTTTCAATGGATGAGCATTCTGGATTTTTCAGAATTACAACAACAAGTGAATCCTTTGGTCCGCGTGAGACCATTCGATCAAACAATGTCTATGTTTTAGATGACTCGCTCAAAATTATAGGTAAACTAGAAAAGATTGCTCCTGAAGAACGAATATACTCTGCAAGGTTCATGGGTGACAAGCTGTATCTTGTAACTTTCAAACAGGTTGACCCATTTTTTGTAATTGATTTATCCACAAACACTCCAAAGATACTAGGAGAACTAAAGATTCCTGGATTTTCAAACTATCTTCAACCATATGATGAAAATATTATTATTGGAATTGGTAGAGATACAAAAGAAAATTCTTGGGGTGGAGTAGAGCAGAAAGGAGTAAAGATTTCTATGTTTGATGTATCTGATTTTAACAAACCAAAAGAGACTGATACTATTGTGATTGGTAGCACTGGAACATATTCTGAAGCTACAGATAATCACAAGGCACTCTTGTTGGATAAAGGTAAAGGAATCATCTCAATTCCAATAAAGACTGACATGGCATCGATTATGCCTCAAAACAAGATTGTAAATGAAGACTATGACAAACAGTGGTATGGATTTTACGTGTATACTGTGGATGCAAATGGATTTGAAGAGAAAGGACAAATTCAACACTATACATGGCAGTATAATTATGGAGGTCAGTACATGCAACCAAGATCATTTTACATCAATGATTCTCTGTATACTGTAATGGATGGAAGTATGAAGATAAATGACATTGATACTCTTGATGAACTAAACTCTATTAAAATTCAGCAAACAGGAAATATAATTCCATATGTTACTGACTTACGTTAA
- a CDS encoding SRPBCC family protein, with the protein MTKTTKKSFHTNTVKKSISVNASKEKVWRKISNIVGLPSWVIDVKKTTYLSKKRRNVGAIRKITFTDGNTIEEHIVAWKEREYFTYIATEGLPLRAYVATISINAKNKNTTQITWQSYFNSKKMTSKQFTEFVNFIGSFYETSLKNLKELLEK; encoded by the coding sequence ATGACAAAAACTACGAAAAAATCATTTCATACAAATACAGTAAAAAAATCCATTTCAGTTAACGCAAGTAAAGAAAAGGTGTGGAGAAAAATCAGCAATATTGTTGGACTCCCATCATGGGTAATTGATGTTAAAAAAACAACATATTTATCAAAAAAGAGAAGAAATGTGGGCGCTATAAGAAAAATTACATTTACAGATGGCAATACAATTGAAGAACATATTGTAGCATGGAAAGAAAGGGAATATTTTACATATATTGCAACTGAAGGTTTACCTCTAAGAGCATATGTTGCAACAATTTCCATCAATGCAAAAAACAAGAACACTACTCAGATAACATGGCAATCGTACTTTAACAGCAAAAAGATGACATCAAAACAATTTACAGAGTTTGTGAATTTCATAGGATCATTTTATGAAACATCGCTCAAAAATCTAAAGGAATTATTAGAAAAATAG
- a CDS encoding ABC transporter permease: MKRYVGTRLITMFGVLMITLLITVLLVGSNMDSILKQGVVFQVRSEITENPKISESFSSVDEFESFVQMQIEQRVKTLGLDEPWYSPQRIGLTMYKILTLDFGRATFLTSDSGSSDVKEIILEKLPRTILLFTTATIIISVIGIFLGAFSGSRVGSMIDRLTSSFAVISSSFPVWWIGMLMIFLFSFMYQIFPARATPLIPSSDPNYIGSLLYHMTLPLITIVMIGFGSWAYLVRNFIVGIMQEDFIIAKKTIGVDQKKIIYSHALKNAAPPIVTILALSLSGSLGGAIITEAVFDWPGMGRLYFEAITVMDLPIIIGATYILTVFFLISIFVADLLYGYFDPRVRVG, encoded by the coding sequence TTGAAGAGGTATGTCGGAACTCGATTAATTACAATGTTTGGCGTGTTAATGATCACACTGCTCATCACAGTTCTTCTAGTAGGATCAAACATGGACAGTATCTTAAAACAAGGAGTTGTGTTTCAAGTAAGATCTGAAATAACTGAAAATCCTAAAATTTCAGAAAGTTTTTCATCGGTAGACGAATTTGAGTCGTTTGTTCAAATGCAAATTGAGCAAAGAGTCAAAACTCTAGGGTTAGATGAACCATGGTATTCACCACAGAGAATAGGATTGACAATGTACAAAATACTTACTTTAGACTTTGGTCGTGCAACATTTCTAACTAGCGACTCAGGATCATCTGATGTCAAAGAAATAATTTTAGAAAAACTTCCTCGAACAATCCTATTGTTTACAACTGCAACAATCATAATTTCTGTAATAGGTATCTTCCTTGGAGCATTTTCAGGAAGTAGAGTTGGTTCAATGATAGATAGACTAACATCAAGTTTTGCAGTTATTAGTTCTAGTTTTCCTGTATGGTGGATAGGAATGCTAATGATATTCTTGTTTTCATTTATGTATCAAATCTTTCCTGCAAGAGCTACACCGTTAATTCCATCATCAGATCCAAATTACATTGGGTCGTTACTATATCATATGACATTACCATTAATCACAATTGTGATGATTGGGTTTGGGTCTTGGGCATATCTTGTAAGAAATTTCATAGTAGGAATTATGCAAGAAGATTTCATAATTGCAAAAAAGACAATTGGAGTTGATCAGAAAAAAATAATCTATTCTCACGCTCTAAAAAATGCCGCCCCACCAATAGTCACTATTCTTGCATTAAGTCTATCAGGATCACTTGGAGGGGCGATAATCACAGAGGCTGTTTTTGACTGGCCAGGCATGGGCAGATTATATTTTGAAGCAATTACAGTAATGGATCTGCCAATAATTATCGGCGCTACTTACATCTTGACAGTTTTTTTCCTGATTAGTATTTTTGTTGCAGATTTACTGTATGGATACTTTGATCCGAGAGTGAGAGTAGGATGA
- a CDS encoding MscL family protein yields the protein MSEAPPPKQSFVQEFMGFLKTFGIIGLAIAFIIGAAASKLVTALVNDIINPIIGLALPSGDLKALETEVVNTVSGAVSVFKYGDFIANVIDFAIIAVIVFILYKVLSRFKLVEDKTKA from the coding sequence ATGAGTGAGGCCCCACCTCCAAAACAAAGCTTTGTTCAAGAGTTTATGGGTTTTCTTAAGACGTTTGGAATTATCGGATTAGCAATTGCATTCATTATTGGTGCAGCTGCATCAAAGCTAGTAACTGCTCTAGTTAATGACATAATCAACCCAATCATAGGATTAGCATTGCCATCAGGTGATCTCAAAGCACTTGAAACCGAAGTAGTCAATACTGTATCAGGAGCTGTTTCAGTATTCAAATACGGAGATTTTATTGCAAATGTCATAGATTTCGCAATAATTGCAGTAATAGTATTCATACTTTACAAAGTATTATCAAGATTCAAGCTAGTAGAAGATAAAACAAAAGCATAA
- a CDS encoding Mov34/MPN/PAD-1 family protein, whose product MLFKKKKIERQVSLEKKVLDSILSYCQMKHPNEGILILKGKSKQGHIMIDGLVIPPFNYSGPTFAGFPHSFLPFDMSYVGIVHSHPSGSAEPSVTDLHNFFGLVSIIVQSPYGDNDVFAWDSNGNPVPISIV is encoded by the coding sequence ATGTTGTTTAAAAAGAAAAAAATTGAAAGACAGGTTTCTTTAGAAAAAAAAGTTTTAGACAGTATTTTGTCTTATTGCCAAATGAAACATCCAAATGAAGGAATTCTTATTTTAAAAGGCAAATCAAAACAAGGACATATTATGATTGACGGGTTGGTGATTCCACCCTTTAATTATTCTGGCCCTACATTTGCAGGTTTTCCGCACTCTTTTCTTCCCTTTGATATGAGTTACGTAGGAATAGTTCATTCTCATCCTAGTGGTTCTGCAGAACCATCAGTTACTGATCTTCATAATTTTTTTGGCCTAGTATCTATAATCGTTCAATCTCCATACGGGGATAATGATGTCTTTGCTTGGGATAGTAATGGAAACCCTGTACCTATTTCTATTGTGTAA
- a CDS encoding ABC transporter permease, with protein sequence MSSVTPTEIKEEFFKNKTGIAGIIILSILILTSIIAVITIPVETFREWNNPGSWISYPKVAIPVWVNLFLSDKIPEHKILEAPKINYDAAENISVTYHQFGINFDYDYFPNDFIYEFSAKYSGSTLLQMDVIRPDGIHLKLLSTSLPNLDSNSIHSERIFSTDDSIKKNLILQSNKFLFSLNNLSSEDIVFSKAEKHEPLKGNYVFLIKMYGNNLENKIQESKLIIGGKAFGIMGTDELRRDLAVGLLWGTPLALFIGLVVSIASVVMGLLYGVYAGYRGKKTDEVMMRFNDVIYALPALPFLIILSVTISNSIFVLVGFLMVFGWVGIAKVARSMSLQIKTRGYVEAATMMGQKDSKIVLRHILPQLLPYAFASIAISVPAAITTEAGLSFLGLGDPSFPTWGQILHDANVYGAASRGLWWWILPPGVMIAVTGLAFVFIGNALDSIVNPKLKR encoded by the coding sequence ATGAGCAGCGTCACTCCAACAGAGATCAAAGAGGAATTTTTTAAAAACAAAACAGGAATTGCGGGAATTATTATATTGTCAATTTTAATTTTAACTTCAATCATAGCAGTAATTACAATTCCAGTTGAGACTTTTAGAGAATGGAATAATCCAGGAAGCTGGATTTCATATCCTAAAGTTGCCATTCCGGTTTGGGTTAATTTGTTTTTGAGTGATAAGATTCCAGAGCATAAAATTTTAGAAGCACCAAAAATAAACTATGATGCTGCAGAAAACATCTCAGTTACATATCATCAATTTGGGATAAATTTTGACTACGATTATTTTCCAAATGATTTCATATACGAGTTTTCTGCAAAATATTCAGGATCAACATTATTGCAGATGGACGTAATACGACCTGATGGGATTCATCTAAAATTATTATCAACATCATTGCCAAATTTAGATTCTAATTCCATCCATAGTGAAAGAATATTTTCAACGGATGATTCAATTAAAAAAAATCTAATTCTGCAATCAAACAAGTTTTTGTTTTCTTTAAATAATTTATCTTCAGAAGACATTGTTTTTTCTAAAGCAGAAAAACATGAGCCACTAAAAGGAAATTATGTTTTTTTAATAAAGATGTATGGCAACAATTTAGAAAACAAAATTCAAGAGTCTAAACTAATCATAGGCGGTAAGGCATTCGGAATAATGGGAACAGACGAGTTGAGAAGAGATTTGGCAGTAGGCTTGTTATGGGGAACTCCTTTAGCGCTGTTCATAGGACTGGTTGTATCCATAGCATCAGTTGTAATGGGTTTACTTTACGGAGTTTATGCAGGTTACAGAGGCAAAAAAACAGACGAAGTAATGATGAGATTTAACGATGTAATATATGCACTGCCAGCACTTCCTTTCTTGATTATCTTATCCGTTACTATCAGCAATAGTATTTTTGTATTGGTAGGATTTTTGATGGTGTTTGGTTGGGTGGGAATAGCAAAAGTTGCAAGAAGTATGTCTTTGCAAATCAAAACTAGAGGATATGTAGAAGCTGCAACCATGATGGGACAAAAGGATTCAAAAATCGTATTAAGACATATTTTACCACAGTTACTACCATATGCTTTTGCAAGTATAGCCATATCAGTGCCTGCTGCAATCACTACAGAGGCAGGATTAAGTTTTCTAGGACTAGGTGATCCATCTTTTCCGACATGGGGTCAAATTTTACATGATGCTAATGTGTATGGTGCAGCATCCAGAGGATTATGGTGGTGGATATTGCCTCCAGGAGTAATGATTGCAGTAACAGGACTTGCTTTTGTCTTTATAGGAAATGCTTTAGATTCGATTGTCAATCCAAAGTTAAAACGATAG